In a genomic window of Microcebus murinus isolate Inina chromosome 17, M.murinus_Inina_mat1.0, whole genome shotgun sequence:
- the VPS4B gene encoding vacuolar protein sorting-associated protein 4B: MASTSTNLQKAIDLASKAAQEDKAGNYEEALLLYQNAVQYFLHVVKYETQGDKAKQSIRAKCKEYLDRAEKLKEYLKKKEKPQKPVKEGQPSPSDEKGNDSDGEGESDDPEKKKLQNQLQGAIVIERPNVKWSDVAGLEGAKEALKEAVILPIKFPHLFTGKRTPWRGILLFGPPGTGKSYLAKAVATEANNSTFFSISSSDLVSKWLGESEKLVKNLFQLARENKPSIIFIDEIDSLCGSRSENESEAARRIKTEFLVQMQGVGVDNDGILVLGATNIPWVLDSAIRRRFEKRIYIPLPEAHARAAMFKLHLGTTQNSLTETDFRELGKKTDGYSGADISIIVRDALMQPVRKVQSATHFKKVRGPSRADPNNLVDDLLTPCSPGDPGAIEMTWMDVPGDKLLEPVVCMSDMLRSLSNTKPTVNEHDLLKLKKFTEDFGQEG, encoded by the exons ATGGCATCCACTTCGACCAACCTCCAG AAAGCAATAGATCTTGCTAGCAAAGCAGCCCAAGAAGACAAAGCTGGGAACTATGAAGAAGCCCTTCTTCTCTATCAAAATGCTGTGCAGTATTTTCTCCATGTAGTTAAAT ATGAAACACAGGGTGATAAAGCCAAGCAAAGTATCAGGGCAAAGTGTAAAGAATATCTTGACAGAGCAGAAAAACTAAAGGAGtacctgaaaaagaaagagaaaccacaGAAGCCAGTGAAGGAGGGACAGCCGAGTCCATCAGATGAGAAAGG gAATGACAGTGATGGGGAAGGAGAATCTGATGAtcctgaaaaaaagaaactacagaatCAACTTCAAG GTGCCATTGTTATAGAACGACCAAATGTGAAGTGGAGTGATGTTGCTGGTCTTGAAGGAGCCAAAGAAGCACTTAAAGAGGCTGTGATTCTGCCTATtaaatttcctcatctttttacAG GCAAGAGAACACCTTGGAGGGGAATCCTATTATTTGGGCCTCCTGGAACAGGAAAGTCCTATTTAGCCAAAGCTGTAGCAACAGAAGCAAACAactcaacatttttttcaatatcttcCTCTGATCTTGTTTCAAAATGGCTAGGTGAAAGTGAAAA attagTTAAGAATTTATTCCAACTTGCCAGAGAGAATAAGCCCTCCATTATCTTCATTGATGAAATTGATTCTTTGTGTGGTTCAAGAAGTGAAAATGAAAGTGAAGCTGCACGTAGAATTAAGACAGAGTTCCTAGTTCAAATGCAAG GGGTTGGTGTGGACAATGATGGAATTTTGGTTCTGGGAGCCACAAATATACCCTGGGTTCTGGATTCTGCCATTAGACGAAG atttgagAAACGAATTTATATTCCTTTGCCTGAAGCCCATGCCCGAGCAGCAATGTTTAAACTGCACTTGGGGACCACTCAGAACAGTCTAACAGAAACAGACTTCCGAGAACTTGGGAAGAAAACTGATGGTTATTCAGGGGCAGATATAAGTATCATTGTACGGGATGCACTTATGCAGCCTGTTAGAAAAGTACAGTCAGctactcattttaaaaag GTTCGTGGACCTTCCCGAGCTGATCCTAACAACCTCGTAGATGATCTGCTAACACCCTGCTCTCCAGGTGACCCTGGTGCCATTGAAATGACATGGATGGATGTTCCTGGGGATAAACTTTTGGAGCCAGTTGTTTGCATG